In Miscanthus floridulus cultivar M001 chromosome 19, ASM1932011v1, whole genome shotgun sequence, the DNA window TTCAGCTAACCAACGGCACGGCCTACCTCAAAGGCCATGCTTTCCACCCGACCCCGCTGCGGCTCCGCGACTCACCAAACGGCAGCGTGCAGTCCTTCTCCGTCGCCTTCGTGTTCGGCATCGTCTCCGTGTACCCCGACTTCAGCGCGCACGGCTTGGCCTTCCTCATAGCTCCAAGCAAGGACTTCTCCTCTGCACTGCCGGCCAAGTACCTGGGCCTCACCAACGTCCAGAACGACGGCAACGCCAGCAACCACCTGCTCGCCGTGGAACTCGACACCATCCAGAGCGTCGAGTTCAAGGACATCAACGCCAACCACGTCGGCCTTGACGTCAACGGCCTGCAGTCCCTGCGATCCTACAACGCCGGCTACTACGACGACAAGAGCGGTGAGTTCCAGAACCTGAAGCTTATTAGCCGTCAGGCCATGAAGGTCTGGGTGGACTACAGCGGCGAGAAGAAGCAGATCAACGTGACGCTAGCTCCCCTCCGAATGGCCACCAGACCAGTCAGGCCACTGCTCTCCGTCTCCTACGACCTCTCGACGGTGCTCACGGACCTAGTCTACCTGGGCTTCTCGTCGGCGACCGGTCGTGTCAACTCGCGGCACTGCGTTCTTGGCTGGAGCTTCGGCAAGAACAGGCCGGCTCCTGCCATTGACGTCTCCAAGCTGCCAGACCTACCTCGGGCTGGTCCCAAACCGCGGTCCATGGTCCTGGAAATCGTCTTACCCATTGTTACCGCGACGTTGGTGCTTGGTTTTGGAAGTGCTGCTGTTCTCGTTGTGCGGAGGAGATTTAGGTACGCGGAGCTGCGCGAGGACTGGGAGGTTGAGTTTGGGCCACACCGGTTCTCGTACAAGGATCTTTACCACGCGACTGACGGATTCAAGGATAAGCATCTGCTCGGTGAAGGAGGTTTTGGGAGGGTTTACAAAGGAGTTCTTGGGCCGTCTGTGCTAGAGGTTGCCGTGAAGAGGGTGTCCCACGAATCAAGACAAGGGATGAAGGAGTTCGTCGCCGAGATAGCAAGTATCGGCCGCATCCGGCACCGTAATCTTGTGCAGCTGCTCGGTTACTGCCGGAGGAAACGTGAGCTTCTTTTGGTTTAcgagtacatgccaaatggtagCCTCGACAAATATCTAtacagtagtagcagcagcagcagcagcagtagtcaAGGGGAGATATCTTCAAAGCTGAGCTGGGCACAGAGGTTTCACATCATCAAAGGCGTGGCGGCAGGGTTGCTGTATCTCCATGAGAGGTGGGAGAAGGTGGTTGTGCACAGAGATATCAAGGCAAGCAACGTGCTGCTGGACAGAGACATGAATGGGCAGCTCGGTGACTTTGGCCTGGCAAGGCTGTACGACCATGGCACGGACTCGCAGACCACACACGTGGTTGGCACCGTGGGATACCTATCCCCCGAGCTGCTGCGCACAGGCAGGGCGTCCCCTCTAACAGATGTGTTCGCCTTCGGCATATTCCTCATGGAGCTCACCTGCGGCCAGAAACCCACCAAGGAGATCAACGCGcaaggcggcggtggcggcggccatgtGGCGCTGGTCGACTGGGTGCTCCAGCACTGGCGCAACGGGTCGCTCATGGCGACGGTGGACGCGGGGCTTCACGGCGAGTACGACGTCGACGAAGCGGGACTGGTTCTGAAACTAGGGATCCTGTGCTCGCACCCGTTCGCCAACGCACGGCCAGGCATGGCGCAGGTCATGCGCTATCTCGACGGCGTGACGCCACTCCCGGAGCCGACACCGACGGATTCCAGCTTCGATGTGCTAGCGATGATGCAGGGCAAAGACTTTGACATGTCCTCCATCTCACATCCGGATCTGGTGGCGAGCTTTGGCACGATCTCCGACCTATCAGGAGGAAGATAACAACAGGGTAGATTGGTACGAGTTATACTTGCTTTATCTGAAAACGTAACAATCCAGGGGTCGAGCAGTTAACAGCATTTGGTCCTAAGTCACATAGATGAGGCCATGAGGGCACGAGGCTCTTTCTATATAGATGCTTTTGTGATTTTGTTCTTCATCAGCTGAGCCTTGTGGGTAGTCAGTTATGTATGAGTATGAGTACTGATACTTATTTTTTATGGAAGTATTGCTCTACCTTCAATTCGACAACTATATACGCGGGAGCACCTTACAGAGAAGAATGTGAGGTGCCTCCTATGTTAGGACTTAGGACCGTCTAGCACTGTTGAAAATGTCAATTGTGATTAACCAATTCTATTATGCTCTAAAGATCACTTATTTCCTATTTGAATTAGTTAaagttcaaacaatttcaacacGTAAAAAACATTAATGTTATTCATTATATACAAAATCACCTATATATACAAAATATAAAAACTTCTAATTTGTCTATGATATCAAATCAAACATGCAAAAAATATATGTGCTACACGAAGACGATAATCAGCCGACGAGATGCTCACTCACTCCGTATCAGCCTTGTGTGCACTCGCTCCCTATCAGGTATCAAGTTTAGAATAAAATCAAGTTAATAGCATAGAAAACCAGTTAATCTTATCGAGTTTTATTCTAGACTTCACATGAATAAAGCAAGCGTACCTGCTGATGAGTAATGACGCTGCTAAATATCCCTAACACCCTTCATGAATCTGCATTGCAAAACAGAATATAGCATCAGTAACTATCCACTATGTGCATGAATCTAATGGCATGACAACCTAGAGAAAAAGAAGCAAGGGGATAAGCAAGAATTAGGACACCATCCACTGCCACGAACAAAGTAAAAAATCCATATAAACAAGCAAATTCAACAGGGGCTAATATTATGGATAACCAGATTTTTTAGCTCACCAAAAACAGTACGAGCTCCAAGAGGAGTTGATAAAGCATCCTGAATTTGAGTAATACGATAACAATCATACAAGGGGCCAATGGATGATCTGCTATCAATATGTTGTCTGTAATATGTTAATTTGATAATCGATATTGTATCTTGGAGAGCCAGAAACAGAGTATAATTTATTTCTTTCTGCTTCATTTCGGTGAGCTATATAGTGGCATTGTCTGTCATACTATACAAAAACACTAATATATTATTCATCACATAAAAACATACTTGTTAAGACTGGCGTCACATACATATATTTTTATCCCCAATAAGCAGCTGAGTGATTCGATATAGCTTGCAACCCACACTCTCTACTGTACCACTGAACACTCCCTCCAATCCAGTCGTCCAGGTAAGATAGATTACCTTGTCGAGTAGGCTCGAGGTGTTGCCTCGCTTCAGCATGGCAGCAGCCGGACAAGCGACGTCCTTGCGTCACCACTTGACCAGTCGAGAccaaggttttttttatcggccgaaattcaccgaaatttccgaaatttcctttctatccacagggtccgataaaatttgacatcgGCCAAATTTATCCCTTCTTTCCTGCTCCTAcacagacaacccaaattcaGCCGCGCGACGGtcccacactataatgttttattcttgtttttatcggtgaacaagtgatgtttaatagcttaggaatagtttcaagtcaaattctacgaaatttttttaaaacattttgaattttttttttgaatttggtccgatatttccgatatatcttgcttatcctGTTTATCCATAacctccgataaatttttatttccgataatgaaaaccttgGTCGAGACGCTGGTGTTGGGCCACAACCGCGAACTCATTTGGCTTCAAGCCATGCATGGTGATCTTGATGATACATTTGTGGCACCATACAATCACCAGCTTGGGCATAGCAAGTCAACATTGTAGACCATGCAACAACATCCTTCTGATCAATCATTTTGAATATAGAAAGAGCTTCTTCAGTGCTGCAAAGCTTCGAGTAAGATGCCAGAAGTGCAGTTCCAACAATTGGTGTATACCGGTAGTTTGTCTTGATCACCTGAGCTTGAATTTGGAGAGGTATGCTGGCCACTGTTGCTGTCATAATTGTCGAGTAGGTGAAATCATTCAGAGCAACACTATCTTATCTCATTCTGCTAAAAATAGGAGCAGCGAAAGGTGTATCACCGTTCTGAATGCACCCATTAATCATAGCAGTCCCTGAAACAACATTCTGAGATCCTGGCATCAACAAGCCAATGAATAACTGAACTAAACCATTTTTGAAACCTACTTACAGAGTTTCAAGCAATGAACAACCACCAATCTCAGCATCTGAAATTAATACGAGGAAATAATGCACCATCACTACATTGAGACAACACATGGCAGACTGCCGATGGCCGCGACAAGGTGATGTTGTCACAGACACATAGCACGCCACACCACGAGCAGAAGCCCTGCGATGAGCCGTCATCGAGCCAATCGTACAGCGCGTTGCCACCGCCACGAAAATATTTCTTGATCCCCAGCAGTGTTGCACCTGGATTAGTAAAAGCAACATCAGAAGAATAATAAGCAAAATCAATTTAATAGAAAAACCAGAGCGAGCACATCACAAGCAAGACCAAGCACCCGTGGCCTTCCCCTGAATCTTGTCTATCTGCTCTCTTGAGCAGTGCAAAACCTACCGCCCGTAAAACCTCTGCGGGGACCGAACTCCTCCACAGGAAGCCGGCTGGGAACCAATCGTCACCTATAGTCGTTGGCGACGACGGCGGCAGGACATGGATGAGATCAGGTGGATGGTGGATTAGCGATTTGCATCTGCGCCAATGGATCAAAGAAGGAGGATGCCGGTCCTGCGCGACGTGTGCCGTGATGAGGACCCGCGCATCACGCTCCTCCAGCGGGTGGCGGGCAGGCGCTGGTGCGAAGGAGAAGGCACTGCGCCCTGCCCTCGGTAGCGGCGGCGCAGGGTGGGCAGACAAAGGCATGGAAGATCGAGGTTTTGCTGGGGCTGGGGGATAACAGGGAAGACGGAGATTGCGGGCGGGTATGTACCGTGGGTGGAAAACCCGGTGAAAAAAAATGCACCGAGGATTCATCTCCGGAGGGAAACACGCCTAAACATTTATAAGTTTTCTGGCCGGGTTCATTCGTCAGATTAACTTGCAAGATTTAGATACGTTGAATTTAATTTTAATATAGATCGAAGAGATCAAAATTAAGGTGGGTGGCAATATCAGGTGATAGGTTATTTTCAATTCCTTTGCTCTTTTACAGTACTAGTAGGTATTCACATGCCACACGCACGTGTCTTTGAATCCATTCCATGTTAATAAATTCTCTTTagatttttttaacacttttccTATATCTCTGTCGCCTGATGTCTGGCTGCTCTCTTTAGGCGATGCGTGGTCCGTTGGATGTGCTTTGTGATCCGTGCGCCAGGTGTGGTGCTTGTTGGGTCCGCATCTTCTTTTATCGGGTCTAGTATTGTTGAGCGCGGGTTCGGGAATGTTGAGCGCGCCCGCTACCGGTTATGGACAAAACACCGAACCCAACACTGTTTGTATTCTCGATCCGCGCGCCCAGATAGAAAGGGACTCGGTGCTTGTCCGGGCGGAGGGGGCGATTCTTCTTCCTCTGTCCTTGGTCCTCCCCATCCTGCTGCGGATCTTCTCCGTCGCCGGTTTGGAGGCTTCGTCGCGGCGGCGCTGCCAGAGGTCGGTAGGTAGCTTCGTTCGCGGCTCCCTCTCCCTTTGAGTTGAGGTATTTTTGTTTGGGATTTCGTGGTGCCTGGATCTGGTATTTGAGTTGGCTTTGTTTAGTAGAACGTATTTCGAGGGCTTAGTTCATTAGATCGGGTGTTGTCTGTGTCGATTTGCCTTGTGGTGATGTTTATTCTTCGCTGCCGGCAGCATACGACGGTTGTCCGTCTGTGATGGCGGTGTCGATGGGGAGACGAGAGTTTGGAGTGTGTCCAGATGTATCCATTGCTCTGTAGTTCAGTTTGGAGTGTTTGATCTATTCATGtagaatgtcggtgcaagattgtggTCCTACATGTGGTGGGGGGCAGGATCTCCTCCTTCGTCCTCCCTGTGTTTGTGATTTGTGTTTTAGGTGCTAGGATTGTCTGTCATTAATCATTACTTTACTGACCTTGGACAGTTAATGGAGGTTGCAGTCTGCTTCCTTTCCCCTCACCTAGCCATTTAAAAATAGAGATTATTCAGGAAAACTCTTACTGTGGATATGTGGATGCATAGGATGTAGCCTGTACCTGCATTGTATTCAATTTCCATTTTAGTGGATGTGCTGCTTACATGTATCTGTGAGTTGAATGATGAAGCTGTAGGCTACAGGTAGCTGCTCTGCTCTCGGCCAGCCACCAACTGCGTCATGTATGCTATATATGCTATTGCTAATGCTATGGTATGATTTCGATCCTCCATGCATGTGCAGATGTGCTTGCTGATACACATGCTTAAATAGGAATGCCATTTAGCAGTTTTTGTTTATTTGGTTCTGTTAGATACGTTATACACATGATTAAAGAGGACTGAACATATCAGGAACTTTATTTTCTGAACTACTATATGTCTGCTTGCAATCGAAACATCGCCTGGATTTTTCTAAACCTTTTGTATGTCTGAACTACTATATGTCTGAACCTTTTTCTGAACTACTATATCAGGGTTGGCATGTTGTGGTGGTAAGGACTGAATTGATTTGTGTTTGTGTCTGCATGTGTCTGTGTTCTTCATGTGATTGGTTCTTGCATGCAGTAGGCCTCTTCTAAGATAACATAGCTGACAAAATTGCAATGGACCACATGGTGTTTGAGGTTGCACAATTGGATGGAGCAATATTGATTTGTTACAATAACATTTTTTAGTAATTGCATGGAGCTCATCCAGTTTTTACCGTCTCCTGACTTTGGCAAGTACTGCATATATTGGGATATGTTTTTATAAGTTTGAGCTCACATGCATGGTTTATTTTAGAAATTTGTTTAAGCTCCCACAACTTACTGCATGTTTTGGAGTTTTATGGGCTCCTGGTATTTCAGTCAGTCGTTGTGCACCCTCTTGACATAGGTGATACACATGTGGCACCTGATCGTGGAAGGATTACATGGCTGTGTCTTATTAAGACACAATTTGTTTCATTCTTTGTGGAGTATGGGCATTGGGCAGGGTTGTTGCAACTTTGTCGCCCATTTGCCCCTTTTCCTGCCAGATTGGAATCAGATTGTACTAATCGGCTCAACGACTTTATTTTAGGAGTTGATAGATCAATCAGGGATTTTGACCACCAGTTTGTTTGGTTGACATTGATTTGTTTCTTTGTTATATCTAATCATGTAGAATGTCAGTGGTCCTAAAACTAATTTTGTGTGCCTTTGTTATGTAATTTTGATAACTGAATTATGTGTTGTACTATACTATTGTACTATCTGCATATTAATAAGAAACCATGAGAGTGCTATGCATTCCGCATTTCAGGACTGAATTTCCTTTGCACAATATATGAAAATTCTATAGGGTGAGCAATACTGTCCACAAGCAGCATGTCAAGCATGTAGGTGTTCTGGTCAAAATCATGCTCCTGTTCTAGTAATTTCCTTCTTTATATAGAAGTCCTTGTACTAGTAATTTTAGCTTCTTATGCACTTGACATGCTAGGCCCTGACCCCTCATCTATAGAGAGCTTTGCTAAATTTCAATTCGATTGGTTTTTtactgcagctagcaatgagatcATTAACCATTTTTTTGTTATGTAGCCATGGATGATGATGAGTTTCTTTCTGATGGTGAGTCTACAAATTGTGAGAGTGAGGATGATCTTCCTAACAACTCAGAAGAGGAAACCTCTGATCCTTTCAATGATGGCGAGGTACTAAGTTCATTTTGACTTTGTTTTTGTGTGTGCACTTTTGTATTATAATAATTTGATATTTGATATATCTTTTTGCCTTTTTTAGGATCCAAATCCTGAAGATGATAATATTGATACTAGTGAAATGCTGAAAACTTTGAAGCATGTTCAAAAAGTCGTTTGTGGAGTATGTTCTGAAACCTTTGTCTGTTAATATATGATATATCGTGTTGTGGTTGTTTTAGTTTTGTATTACTCCTGTAGTAGTAGTTTAGGGTCCATGCTAGTTTATTGTTCCAGTATATACTGCATGATTATTATACTGTAGATGATTGAGTGATACTGGTGGCATTGGTCCTTGCctatttttgttttctattcttgaatgcttgatctcatcatgcacttttgTTCTTGTATAGTGCTATTTGCATTTGAACTTTACCTGATATTTTTGTTTCTATTATGTATTCTCAGTTTGCTAAGTTTGTTGAGAAGAAAGGGAAAGCAAGGGGTTCAGGTGTCCAGACTAGAAAGGTAAATTCAGTAGCATTACGATTGAGCGGATGCATGATGAGCATGATATTTCAGGGAATAGGTTTTGTTCAAAAAACATAGCCAACTAATCAAGTTTTTTGCTAAATTTGTCACCATGTTTAGTGATTCTAGTATCCTAACCagattttcttttttgttgcattGTTTTACGGAGTATCAGAACAATTAGAGGTAGAGGTAAAGGGAAATTGAGTGGCGCTGCAGGTACATCAGAGAGACCAGGAAGTAGGTTTAATAGCAAGTACTTTGAGAAAAGATAATAGCAAAGTTGGATGAGCGCAAAAAGAAAATTATCAGGCATCATGGCTTTGGAATTTTACTGGAGTACGATGGTTGCTCAGCACCCAGAGGCTTTGTGCAATGGATAGCAGATCAAGTAGATGTGAGTTGTAGTGACATAATAGTTGGAGGGAAAGTGATTCCATTGGATCCATTGTTAGTCCATCTCTTTTTAGGGCTTCCAAATGATGGTGAAGATATTAAGGATAATTATATTGAGTCTACGAAGAGCAACTTCCTTTCAGCAATCAAAGAGCCCTCTTTGCCTACGATCAAGACATTTGGGGACAAGTTGGTAGGAGGCACGTTATCTGATGATGACGTGCTTTGATACTTCATGGTTGTAGCCTTGTCTACATTTCTTTGTGCTAATTCTAGTACTTATCTGAGCCCGTAGTGTCTAGGTGCATTGATTGATGTATCTAAGGTGAAAGAATGGAATTGGTCAAAGTTCATCTATGATTGGATGTTTTCTTCCATTACAAACTACAGAAAGAAGCATCGGAGTACAATTGGTGGTTGCAGATACTTTCTAGCTGTAAGTGTGCCTATATTTGTATTTTTTTCCTTTATTCAGTTGTCCGTTTTTTGGTTATGCAGCATGTTTTAGTGATGCCTTTGAAATCATATGTAGGGTTATTATCTTGATTATATCAACTTTGGAGTATGTAATCAGCTGCCCCTAGATCTGCCAAGAATCCATTGTGGGAAGGGCTCGATGATCAAGACCTTTGCTTCATATGATCGTGTGTCTAGTGACATTTATGGAAAGCGACCGGTGAGTAGTGAACCTGAAAATTCATATTTGTAGTTGTGATGTTGTGTATCCATGAGCTTTATTGATGTATCATGTATCCTTGCTGCATGAGTTTAGATCTTTCTGGAGTTGTATAAATGTTACTTAGTCTTAGTGCCCTAAGGCTCTTCTGATTCTTACTGTCAGCAAAATGTTGACCTTGTGCTTTCTTAGAAAAAATTCTCTTCTGATTCTGCTAACACAACTTTTCATCTATTTATTGTGGTTTTGCTTGCCCAATATACATTGGTGTTGTATTATCTAGTATGAAAAAAATCTACCAAAAATCTTGAGTGTTGATCTTAGGTTGCTTACTTGATCAAAGGCATTTATTGCAATCACCAATAATATAAATTACAAGTTACGACCATTGCAATTTTAGTTATAAGCATGTGCAATATGCATGTTAAATTTGTGCAAGTGTCATTCTTGTATTAAGTTCATAGCTCAAGATTGTGATTTCTGTAGCGATGTTGTTGGTCTGACTGTGATTAATTTCAGAGGCTACCTATTTAGTTTTTAGAACCAGTGGCTATCTATTTAGTGAAATTTGGTAATACATTGAAGAAGCATGTTTTAGCCAATTATCTTGATGGATTGATAATGTTCTGTAGTCATAGAAGAACAAATCTTTCTGtaactttttcctttttttatatcTTTGTAGTAGTTGCAGGCAGTGTTTCATTTTGTCCTGTGCAGTATTTATTAAGTTTTAGAAGTAATTTATCTACTGTGTGATATCTCAAAACTTTCTACATCTACTTGTCCTATCCAAATAAAAGCTCTCCTTTACTTCTCTTAGCCAAATAAATGGTCTAAACACCCTACTAAAAGAAAGCTGTGTTGAAATAGAAAATATCTTCCTCTAAATTTTATTCTAAAAATCATACATGCATGATGAATCCTAGGGCGTTGGATggtaatctaatagcccctagTTCTCTATGAAGTTTGTGTGGCTGCCCATGCCTTGTTAACATTCTGTTATTGGGTTTTTGTTGACTTCTAATGCACATCTAGAGTTGTATTAGCTATAAGGGTTTTTTGAGATCACTGGTTGagttgattttatgtaggtgaaaTCCATCGATGACACATGCTATGCTGAAGAGTATCTACCGGAAGAGGCTTGTGCTGTTTTTAGGAGAACTTTGGATAGACGTTGTGATTTCATCGGGACAAATGTATGTGTCTTTGTGCAATTCTTTGATTTGATCATTTCATTACTCTTGTATAATGAAATTTACATGATTCATATGTTACTATTAACTTGGCATTACAGGACATGGATAACATGTGCAAGATTTTTGAAAACCACCATACAAGACTAGGCTTTAGGAGCCTGGGCACACTTGTTGCTAATATGTTTATGTACATGCATAGGACTCATGTAATTAATTGTGGTGGTGATGCTTCTGATGAGGCTGAGGGTTCTGCTGCTAGAGTGCCCCCTCcaagacatgatgatggtgatgatggagtTGTTGATGGTATCCCTGCTGAATATGAAGCTCCTCTTCCTTCTCCAGCACATCataatggtgatgatgatgctgTCCGTGCTGAATATGAAGCCCAACTGCCTTCTCCAGGACATTTTGTTGTGCAAGATGATGTCTTTGATGCGGGAATGGCTGGTGATACAAGTAAAACAGCTGTGAAAGAAGTGGATGGTGCTGCTACTGCTGCAAATAATACCATTATTGAATATGTGCATCCTATAGTTGCTGCTCCTACtgaaacaaatgaagaagaaTGCTCTGTGACTGATAAAATTGAATCTGATGGATTATACGATGGATCTGGTGGTGAGAATTGTCGTGCTTCTCAGTCAACTGA includes these proteins:
- the LOC136528493 gene encoding L-type lectin-domain containing receptor kinase SIT2-like; this translates as MSRIGQVFSEFSRGKMLFVRLLLIVFLALGLHPRASDTTADHDDQFVYSGFRGSALTVDGTAAVTSDGLLQLTNGTAYLKGHAFHPTPLRLRDSPNGSVQSFSVAFVFGIVSVYPDFSAHGLAFLIAPSKDFSSALPAKYLGLTNVQNDGNASNHLLAVELDTIQSVEFKDINANHVGLDVNGLQSLRSYNAGYYDDKSGEFQNLKLISRQAMKVWVDYSGEKKQINVTLAPLRMATRPVRPLLSVSYDLSTVLTDLVYLGFSSATGRVNSRHCVLGWSFGKNRPAPAIDVSKLPDLPRAGPKPRSMVLEIVLPIVTATLVLGFGSAAVLVVRRRFRYAELREDWEVEFGPHRFSYKDLYHATDGFKDKHLLGEGGFGRVYKGVLGPSVLEVAVKRVSHESRQGMKEFVAEIASIGRIRHRNLVQLLGYCRRKRELLLVYEYMPNGSLDKYLYSSSSSSSSSSQGEISSKLSWAQRFHIIKGVAAGLLYLHERWEKVVVHRDIKASNVLLDRDMNGQLGDFGLARLYDHGTDSQTTHVVGTVGYLSPELLRTGRASPLTDVFAFGIFLMELTCGQKPTKEINAQGGGGGGHVALVDWVLQHWRNGSLMATVDAGLHGEYDVDEAGLVLKLGILCSHPFANARPGMAQVMRYLDGVTPLPEPTPTDSSFDVLAMMQGKDFDMSSISHPDLVASFGTISDLSGGR